The proteins below are encoded in one region of Helianthus annuus cultivar XRQ/B chromosome 2, HanXRQr2.0-SUNRISE, whole genome shotgun sequence:
- the LOC110927308 gene encoding cyclin-dependent kinase inhibitor 4, translating into MGKYMRRKNKTSGKVSLMEVPSLNGVLTRAKTLALQNAAVSSVGAGSYIQLRSRRLVKPNLVKKQKVTCVDSVNPRKLGVVDSVKLEVDSSNVKVNLVNSVEKLGEKEDICREFGDEEGSIGENMVEIEGRERTTRESTPCSLIRDPDAIKIPGSSTKSTRPTEAKYRVQEDTSPRQIPSTSEMEEFFTGPEKQQQQLFIEKYNFDPVNDKPLPGRYEWVKLDDAKKR; encoded by the exons ATGGGCAAATACATGAGGAGGAAGAATAAAACGTCAGGTAAAGTGTCGCTAATGGAAGTTCCGTCACTAAACGGCGTTCTCACTCGTGCGAAAACCCTAGCTCTTCAAAACGCCGCCGTTTCGTCCGTTGGAGCTGGCTCGTATATCCAGCTACGCAGCCGCCGGCTCGTTAAGCCGAATTTGGTGAAGAAACAGAAGGTGACGTGTGTTGATTCGGTAAACCCTAGAAAATTAGGAGTTGTTGATTCCGTGAAATTAGAGGTTGATTCGTCAAATGTGAAGGTTAATTTGGTTAATTCTGTTGAGAAATTGGGTGAAAAAGAGGACATTTGTAGAGAATTTGGTGATGAAGAAGGTTCAATTGGGGAAAATATGGTGGAGATTGAAGGAAGAGAAag GACTACACGAGAGAGCACACCATGCAGTTTGATTAGAGATCCTGATGCCATAAAGATTCCCGGTTCGTCCACAAAGTCAACGAGACCTACCGAAGCCAAATACAGAGTACAAGAAGATACGTCACCTAGGCAAATCCCGTCAACTAGTGAAATGGAAGAGTTCTTCACGGGCCCAGAAAAGCAACAGCAACAGTTATTTATTGAAAA GTACAACTTTGATCCGGTGAACGACAAACCACTACCTGGGCGATACGAATGGGTGAAACTTGATGATGCGAAGAAGCGTTAA
- the LOC110927309 gene encoding 26S proteasome non-ATPase regulatory subunit 1 homolog A has translation MTATTVSSAGGLLAMLNEPHPSLKLHALSNLNAFVDHFWPEISTSVPIIESLYEDEEFDQRQLAALLVSKVFYYLSELNDSLSYALGAGNLFDVSEQSYYVDTLLAKAIDEYATLRTKAAESKEASADVDLRLEAIVERMLDKCITDGKYQQAIGMSIECRRLDKLREAITKSDNVHATLSYCTDVSHAFVNRREYRREVLLLLVKVYQDLASPDYLNICQCLMFLDQPDGVASILEKLLRSENKDDAMMAFQIAFDLIENEHQAFLLSVRDQLSSPKLKPETPAVTERNPSVSEDTQMADETQPLIATEVIVPESDDPTEVTYAERLTKLKGILSGETSIQLTLQFLYSHNKSDLLILKTIKQSIEMRNSVCHSATIYANALMHAGTTVDTFLRENLDWLSRATNWAKFSATAGLGVIHRGHLQQGRSLMAPYLPQSGSGGGSPYSEGGALYALGLIHANHGEGIKQFLRDSLRSTNVEVVQHGACLGLGLAALGTADEDIYEEIKSVLYTDSAVAGEAAGISIGLLMVGTASEKASEMLVYAHETQHEKIIRGLALGIALTVYGREEEADTLIEQMTLDQDAIIRYGGMYALALAYSGTGNNKAIRQLLHFAVSDVSDDVRRTAVLALGFVLYSDPEQTPRTVALLAESYNPHVRYGAAMAVGISCAGTGLSEAISLLEPLTSDVTDFVRQGALIAMAMVMIQTSEASDSRVGTFRRQLEKIILDKHEDTMSKMGAILASGILDAGGRNVTIKLLSKTKHDKMTAVIGLAVFSQFWYWYPLIYFISLSFSPTALIGLNYDLKVPKFEFLSHAKPSLFEYPRPTTVPTAASAVKLPTAVLSTSARAKARATKKEAEKANAEKLTGAADSSSSGKGKASGEKDDDSMQVDGAATEKEKKAEPEPTFEILTNPARVVPAQEKFIKFLEDSRYAPVKPATSGFVLLKDLRPTEPEVLALTDAPTSTATGATATAQSGSAAAMAVDDEPQPPQPFEYSS, from the exons ATGACAGCGACTACGGTGAGCTCCGCCGGTGGTCTATTGGCCATGCTTAACGAGCCGCATCCGTCTCTCAAACTTCACGCTCTCTCGAATCTTAACGCGTTTGTTGATCACTTTTGGCCGGAGATCTCCACCAGCGTCCCTATCAT AGAGAGTTTATACGAAGACGAAGAGTTTGATCAACGCCAGTTGGCTGCTTTACTTGTTTCAAAG GTTTTCTATTACTTGAGTGAGCTTAACGACTCGTTATCTTATGCCCTTGGAGCTGGCAATTTATTTGATGTTTCTGAGCAATCTTATTACGTTGATACTCTTCTTG CCAAAGCTATCGATGAATATGCAACTCTGAGAACAAAGGCAGCAGAATCAAAGGAAGCGTCTGCTGATGTGGACCTTAGGCTGGAAGCAATAGTTGAGAGAATGCTTGATAA gTGTATAACCGATGGAAAGTATCAACAAGCAATAGGAATGTCAATTGAATGCCGAAGGTTGGATAAACTTAGGGAAGCGATTACAAAGAGTGATAATGTTCATGCAACTCTGTCATATTGCACGGATGTATCTCATGCTTTTGTCAATAGGAGAGAATATCGCCGTGAG GTACTTCTTCTTCTTGTCAAAGTATACCAAGATCTTGCATCCCCCGACTACTTAAACATTTGCCAGTGCCTTATGTTCCTCGATCAACCTGATGGTGTTGCAAGCATACTCGAGAAACTTTTAAGATCCGAAAACAAAGATGATGCGATGATGGCATTTCAAATCGCTTTtgatttaattgaaaatgagcaCCAAGCTTTTCTACTGAGTGTCAGAGACCAGTTGTCAAGTCCCAAGTTGAAACCTGAAACGCCAGCTGTCACGGAGCGAAATCCCTCTGTGTCAGAGGACACTCAAATGGCTGATGAAACACAACCACTTATTGCTACAGAGGTTATAGTGCCTGAATCTGATGATCCAACTGAAGTGACATATGCTGAGAGGTTGACTAAATTGAAGGGGATATTGTCTGGTGAAACTTCGATTCAGTTGACTCTCCAGTTTTTATACAGTCATAACAA GTCGGATCTGCTTATTCTCAAGACAATAAAGCAATCAATCGAGATGAGAAACAGCGTTTGCCACAGTGCAACAATATATGCTAACGCCCTTATGCACGCTGGAACAACCGTAGACACATTTTTAAGAGAAAATCTG GATTGGTTGAGCAGAGCCACAAACTGGGCTAAATTCAGTGCAACAGCCGGGTTAGGTGTTATTCATCGAGGCCATCTTCAACAAGGAAGATCGCTCATGGCTCCTTATCTTCCTCAAAGTGGGTCCGGTGGTGGTAGTCCCTATTCTGAAGGTGGGGCCCTCTATGCTTTGGGTTTAATTCATGCAAACCACGGAGAAGGCATCAAACAGTTCTTGAGGGATAGCTTACGCAGTACCAATGTGGAG GTGGTACAGCATGGTGCTTGCTTAGGTCTTGGCTTGGCAGCTTTAGGGACCGCTGATGAAGATATATACGAAGAGATAAAAAGTGTCCTCTACACTGACAGTGCTGTTGCAGGTGAAGCTGCGGGCATTAGCATAGGCTTACTAATGGTGGGGACTGCAAGTGAGAAGGCATCAGAGATGCTGGTGTATGCTCATGAGACGCAACATGAAAAAATCATAAG GGGGTTAGCTTTAGGTATTGCTTTGACGGTTTATGGAAGAGAAGAAGAAGCAGACACTCTAATTGAACAGATGACTCTGGATCAAGATGCCATTATACGTTACGGGGGGATGTATGCGTTAGCATTAGCTTACAGTGGAACTGGAAATAACAAGGCAATCCGCCAATTACTCCACTTTGCTGTGTCTGATGTCAGCGATGATGTCAGGCGCACTGCTGTTTTAGCCCTTGGATTTGTCCTGTACTCTGACCCAGAACAG ACACCACGAACTGTGGCACTACTGGCGGAGTCGTACAACCCGCATGTGCGGTATGGTGCAGCCATGGCTGTAGGCATTTCATGCGCTGGTACTGGGCTAAGTGAAGCCATATCTTTGTTAGAACCTCTGACATCCGACGTAACCGATTTTGTTCGACAAGGCGCGTTAATCGCAATGGCCATGGTCATGATCCAAACCAGTGAAGCTAGTGACTCTCGTGTCGGGACCTTCag ACGACAATTGGAAAAAATAATTCTGGACAAACACGAAGATACAATGAGCAAAATGGGAGCTATTTTAGCTTCAGGAATTCTCGATGCTGGTGGAAGAAATGTTACAATTAAATTATTATCCAAAACCAAACACGACAAAATGACCGCAGTTATCGGTCTCGCTGTCTTCAGTCAGTTTTGGTACTGGTACCCACTGATATACTTCATTAGTTTATCATTCTCTCCCACCGCTTTAATCGGACTCAACTACGACTTAAAAGTAccaaagtttgaatttttatcaCACGCCAAACCGTCATTGTTTGAGTACCCTCGACCAACAACCGTCCCCACCGCTGCTTCAGCTGTGAAACTCCCAACAGCTGTTTTGTCCACGTCAGCAAGAGCCAAGGCTAGAGCTACCAAAAAGGAAGCTGAAAAAGCAAATGCTGAAAAGTTGACCGGTGCTGCTGACTCATCCAGTTCCGGCAAAGGGAAAGCTTCCGGTGAAAAGGACGATGACTCGATGCAG GTGGATGGTGCTGCTACCGAGAAGGAGAAAAAGGCTGAACCCGAACCAACATTTGAGATCTTAACAAACCCCGCAAGAGTGGTCCCCGCGCAAGAGAAATTCATCAAGTTTCTAGAAGACAGTAGATACGCACCAGTAAAACCAGCTACATCTGGTTTTGTTCTCTTGAAAGACCTTCGCCCAACCGAACCAGAGGTTTTGGCTCTAACCGATGCGCCCACATCAACCGCCACGGGTGCGACCGCCACTGCACAATCAGGATCTGCTGCCGCCATGGCTGTGGATGATGAGCCTCAACCACCCCAGCCGTTTGAATACAGCTCATGA
- the LOC110927310 gene encoding probable pectinesterase 29, which yields MNMSILARFALVLVLFICLRSSEGGGQTPPSWVSGGAAAAAAATKYQTITVDQSGGGNYTTIQSAIDAIPYDNMQWICVYVKTGIYNEQVKIPYDKPMIYLKGGGKRKTYVVWNGHNSIEADATFISEADNVVVKSITFINSYNYPLASNGHNPIMPAVAAKISGDKSAFYRCGFMGVQDTLWDDAGRHYFKLCSIRGAVDFIMGSGQSIYERSTISVIAGFLSPQPGFITAQSRDAASDLNGFVFKDCNVVGNGTTYLGRPWRGHARVLFHNSRLSNIVVPQGWLDGDFIGTTMKDLVFAEDECRGDGSDTSRRVWWKSKLSKEEIRRLTSMSYIDEEGWIKNQAFNMLS from the exons ATGAACATGTCAATTCTTGCAAGATTTGCACTTGTTCTAGTTTTGTTCATCTGTTTGAGAAGTTCAGAAGGTGGTGGACAAACACCACCGTCGTGGGTTAGCGGCGGAGCAGCGGCAGCCGCAGCGGCGACAAAGTATCAAACCATCACCGTTGATCAATCCGGTGGGGGGAACTACACCACTATTCAGTCTGCCATTGATGCCATTCCTTATGATAATATGCAATGGATTTGTGTTTATGTCAAGACTGGCATTTACAA TGAACAAGTTAAAATCCCATATGATAAACCAATGATTTATCTAAAAGGAGGTGGAAAAAGAAAAACATATGTTGTTTGGAATGGACATAACTCCATTGAAGCCGATGCCACTTTTATTTCGGAAGCTGACAATGTTGTTGTCAAGAGTATCACTTTCATC AATTCTTACAACTACCCTTTGGCAAGCAATGGCCACAACCCCATTATGCCTGCGGTGGCGGCAAAGATCTCCGGTGACAAATCAGCTTTTTATCGTTGCGGTTTCATGGGTGTTCAAGATACTTTGTGGGATGATGCCGGTAGACATTACTTTAAGTTGTGTTCGATACGTGGTGCGGTTGATTTCATCATGGGGTCCGGTCAATCTATATACGAG aGGAGTACGATTTCGGTAATCGCAGGATTCTTAAGTCCCCAACCGGGATTTATCACCGCTCAATCGAGGGATGCTGCTAGTGACCTAAATGGTTTCGTGTTTAAGGATTGCAATGTGGTTGGAAACGGCACAACTTATTTGGGAAGACCATGGCGCGGACATGCTCGAGTTCTTTTCCATAACTCGAGATTGTCGAACATTGTTGTTCCTCAAGGATGGCTTGATGGCGACTTCATCGGCACCACAAT GAAAGATTTGGTGTTCGCCGAGGATGAATGTAGGGGCGATGGATCGGATACATCGAGAAGAGTATGGTGGAAAAGCAAGCTAAGCAAGGAGGAGATACGACGGTTAACGAGCATGTCTTACATTGATGAAGAAGGTTGGATTAAAAATCAAGCTTTCAATATGTTATCTTGA